One window of the Runella slithyformis DSM 19594 genome contains the following:
- a CDS encoding lantibiotic dehydratase codes for MQHYTFHPTVVVRNPLLPFRPESLTETHIRALVHEDWFLEAIYLASPELYRTAVAWRDGATLEKRKEEKLWASLTKYYSRMMSRCTPFGLFASCAALEWGEASIIAFEETKRHTRLDMHFLCALALALSRHPNIRKQLRYFTNDSLYTIGDELRYVEYIYSEGKRVHQLSAVEGSEPVRRVLEAARSGTDYRDLVRLLCSDDISKEEAGDFVDELIAAQLLVSDLEPALTGEPFIEQMVQVLQRVFVQTQSSEAAIIIRQLEQIRQSVDTFDSSTSNTIEDYRRLIAMIKALKVPVEENKLFQTDLFRQLPQGQLPMEAQQDIRAALEVLNRLSTKRKANHLTAFVQRFTARYETREVPLLEALDTETGIGYLPDQGTPLLPLVEDIVRSGNEQKTSMEWDKVQDWLFQQLKTATEQGRYTVALDADQLADLPEADWEDLPPSLAVLFRWAEDEQGQKRIVIDHAGGASAVNLLGRFAYGDKRIFDTVTDIATTEQAQNPDCVFAEILHLPESRTGNILLHPAFRACEIPFLGKSSLPLDRQISVQDLYVSIRQGQVILRSQRLDKIVVPRLSNAHNYSHNALPVYQFLCDLQHQNKRTRFGFDWGNMAGKYSFLPRVTYKNTILHAATWRLQKDQIKALLADTPVVGLPAFQDRLVTLADGDNELIIDWKNPLSVQAFKDAVKNREEIQLKEFLYEHTQPTFQDSVTRTGFVHQCIGLLVRQAPAHAPAVFERPVTSLSRRFSIGSEWLYFKLYGGVKAADKVLVNYLKPLCDELQQRKWVDKWFFIRYSDPDPHVRVRFHLTDSSQIGDVIQLFYRFLQPALEARYLWKIQVDTYERELERYGFEAIAQAEELFYHDSEAVLAFLDQTEGDAREELRWLWGMRAIDVLLDSFQMDTQQKLDLLTSLRESFAKEFNLDIALKQQLDKKYRLHRASLQHLLTKDPSVECDPLSIILTTKSANILPVALQLSAAYAPSKITYWMSSYIHMLVNRLIPSEQRLHELVMYDFLCRYYQSSKYLEVAL; via the coding sequence ATGCAGCACTATACTTTTCACCCTACGGTTGTTGTCCGAAATCCCTTATTGCCTTTCCGTCCGGAAAGCCTGACGGAAACCCACATTCGGGCGTTAGTACACGAGGATTGGTTTTTGGAAGCTATTTATTTGGCATCGCCCGAGCTTTATCGTACCGCTGTGGCTTGGCGTGACGGGGCAACGTTGGAAAAACGTAAAGAAGAGAAACTTTGGGCCTCACTCACCAAGTATTACAGTCGTATGATGAGCCGCTGCACGCCTTTCGGGCTGTTTGCGAGCTGTGCGGCGTTGGAATGGGGCGAGGCATCAATTATTGCGTTTGAAGAAACCAAACGGCACACCCGCCTTGATATGCACTTTTTGTGCGCCCTGGCGTTGGCATTGTCCCGGCATCCGAATATCAGGAAACAATTGCGTTATTTCACTAACGATAGTCTGTATACGATTGGGGATGAGCTGCGATACGTCGAGTATATCTACAGTGAAGGGAAGCGCGTGCATCAGCTCAGCGCGGTGGAGGGCAGCGAGCCGGTACGGAGGGTCTTGGAGGCGGCAAGGTCGGGAACTGACTACCGGGATTTGGTACGTTTACTGTGCAGTGATGACATTTCGAAGGAAGAAGCCGGCGATTTTGTAGATGAACTGATCGCCGCTCAATTGCTGGTGTCTGATTTGGAGCCTGCTCTCACGGGCGAGCCTTTCATTGAGCAAATGGTACAGGTACTGCAGCGGGTTTTTGTCCAAACTCAATCTTCCGAGGCGGCGATTATTATCCGTCAGTTAGAACAGATCCGCCAATCAGTGGACACATTTGACAGCTCAACGAGCAACACCATAGAAGATTATCGACGACTGATTGCAATGATCAAAGCGCTGAAGGTGCCGGTAGAAGAAAACAAACTGTTTCAAACCGATCTGTTTCGGCAACTCCCACAGGGACAACTCCCTATGGAGGCACAGCAGGACATTCGGGCCGCTTTAGAAGTACTCAATCGTCTCTCAACGAAAAGAAAGGCCAATCATCTGACGGCCTTTGTCCAACGCTTTACGGCCCGTTACGAAACCCGTGAAGTGCCGCTGTTGGAGGCGTTGGATACGGAGACCGGCATCGGGTATCTTCCCGATCAAGGAACTCCGCTGCTGCCGTTGGTGGAAGACATTGTCCGGTCGGGCAACGAACAAAAAACGTCGATGGAATGGGACAAGGTACAGGATTGGTTATTTCAACAATTGAAAACGGCTACTGAGCAGGGGCGGTATACCGTGGCGCTTGACGCCGACCAACTTGCCGACCTGCCCGAAGCGGATTGGGAAGACCTGCCGCCGTCATTGGCGGTGTTGTTTCGGTGGGCAGAAGATGAGCAGGGGCAAAAAAGAATCGTGATCGACCATGCCGGCGGTGCAAGTGCCGTCAATCTATTGGGACGATTTGCGTATGGAGATAAACGTATATTTGATACCGTTACAGATATTGCCACGACCGAACAGGCGCAAAACCCCGATTGTGTTTTTGCGGAGATCCTGCATTTGCCCGAAAGCCGCACGGGAAATATTCTGCTGCATCCGGCGTTCAGGGCCTGCGAAATTCCGTTTTTGGGCAAGTCATCCCTGCCCCTCGACCGGCAGATCTCTGTGCAGGATCTGTACGTTTCCATCCGACAGGGGCAGGTCATTTTACGCTCGCAGCGACTGGATAAAATCGTGGTGCCGCGCCTCAGTAATGCCCACAATTACAGCCACAATGCCCTGCCGGTGTATCAATTCCTGTGCGATCTGCAACACCAAAACAAACGGACCCGGTTTGGGTTTGATTGGGGAAACATGGCCGGGAAGTATTCATTTTTACCCCGTGTCACCTACAAAAATACCATCTTACACGCGGCCACCTGGCGGCTTCAGAAAGACCAAATAAAAGCGCTGTTGGCGGATACACCTGTGGTTGGGCTGCCTGCCTTTCAGGACCGCTTAGTGACATTAGCCGACGGCGATAATGAATTGATCATTGATTGGAAAAACCCATTGAGTGTTCAGGCCTTCAAAGACGCCGTCAAAAATCGGGAGGAAATACAACTGAAGGAGTTTCTGTACGAACACACCCAACCTACTTTTCAGGATTCGGTTACCCGAACAGGGTTTGTGCATCAATGCATTGGGTTGTTGGTGCGGCAAGCGCCGGCGCATGCTCCTGCTGTCTTCGAGCGTCCCGTTACTTCCCTGTCACGCCGTTTTTCCATCGGTTCTGAGTGGCTGTACTTTAAGTTGTACGGCGGCGTCAAAGCGGCCGATAAAGTGCTGGTGAATTATCTCAAACCGCTGTGCGACGAGTTACAACAAAGAAAATGGGTTGACAAATGGTTTTTCATTCGCTATTCCGACCCCGATCCACATGTACGGGTTCGGTTTCATTTGACGGATTCTTCCCAAATCGGCGATGTCATACAGTTGTTTTACCGTTTTCTTCAACCGGCTTTGGAGGCCCGTTATCTTTGGAAAATACAGGTGGATACCTACGAGCGAGAATTGGAGCGTTATGGGTTTGAGGCCATAGCGCAGGCTGAGGAGCTTTTTTATCACGACAGCGAAGCGGTATTGGCTTTTCTTGACCAAACCGAAGGCGATGCCCGCGAGGAACTTCGTTGGCTGTGGGGGATGCGGGCCATTGATGTGCTTTTGGATTCTTTTCAAATGGATACCCAACAAAAACTTGATTTGTTGACGTCGTTACGGGAGAGCTTTGCCAAAGAATTCAACTTGGATATTGCTTTAAAACAGCAGTTAGATAAAAAATACCGTCTCCATCGGGCTTCCCTTCAACACCTTTTGACGAAAGACCCATCTGTAGAATGTGACCCGCTTTCTATTATTCTAACTACAAAATCAGCCAACATTCTTCCTGTTGCCCTCCAACTTTCGGCTGCTTATGCCCCTTCAAAAATAACGTATTGGATGAGCAGTTATATTCACATGCTTGTCAATCGACTGATTCCGTCCGAGCAACGCCTGCACGAGTTGGTGATGTATGATTTTCTGTGTCGATACTATCAGTCAAGTAAGTATTTGGAGGTGGCGTTGTAA
- a CDS encoding peptidase domain-containing ABC transporter, translating into MKTALKKSFILQQDSSDCGVACLRMLLRYYGSDASLERLRELSGTTKEGTTLLGLYQAANTLGLEAEGCEADIEALIEHGQPVILHVVMEGNLQHYVIAATNPTPDPSPLREGKFLVADPAKGISVYSEEELKKIWTSGKCLTIRPTERLQSVDVQKQAKRKWLLDLLQEDWGLLATASALGLGMALLGMVMAVFSQKLIDDILPSRNTAKLIGGVALVAFLLLVRVGLESLRTYILIRQSKQFNHRMVGNFYETLLELPKSFFDSRKIGDLVARLNDTSRIQRVISQLAGGTLTDLLMVLVTSAFLVYYSWQVGLGVLLMLPVYFWLLYRFNQPITNGQRSVMASYAHNESNYISTLQGIRVIKNFGSQRIFGNLNRLIYGAFQENVFHLGQIQIRLNVWASLASLTVLIGTLAFTSWQVLQGHLKTGELMAIVGLSSSLLPSVANLALIAIPINEARIAFERMFEFMSLEAETAVPSEQKAEVHSFESLTIQQLSYRFAGRTPLLKEITMEIRRGEIVGLMGESGSGKSTLLQIIEKFYQPEGGQVRLNKNVSWEDVSHQNWRNLLATVPQEVHLFNGTVLDNILMGRPVIASEFTDFCTEYGFVPFLESLPQGVATLIGEEGINLSGGQKQLLALMRALYKRPQLLILDEATSAMDKHTERFVLNLLDSLRSKLAILSVSHRTDVLQTHCDRVYVLENGVVTLMHGCLSASLPLRAFA; encoded by the coding sequence ATGAAAACAGCCCTTAAAAAATCATTTATTCTTCAGCAGGATTCGTCCGACTGCGGGGTGGCGTGCCTGCGCATGCTTTTACGTTATTATGGCAGCGATGCCTCGCTAGAACGCCTGCGCGAACTCAGCGGCACAACAAAAGAAGGCACTACGCTGCTGGGTCTTTACCAAGCGGCCAACACACTCGGCTTAGAAGCCGAAGGTTGCGAAGCCGATATCGAAGCCCTTATTGAGCATGGACAACCCGTGATTCTGCACGTAGTGATGGAAGGGAATTTACAGCATTATGTGATAGCAGCCACTAACCCCACCCCTGACCCCTCCCCTTTGAGGGAGGGGAAGTTTTTGGTAGCTGATCCTGCCAAAGGAATCAGTGTGTATTCGGAGGAAGAACTGAAAAAAATCTGGACGTCGGGTAAGTGCCTGACGATACGACCTACCGAACGGCTGCAATCAGTAGATGTGCAAAAACAGGCCAAGAGAAAATGGCTGTTGGATTTGTTACAGGAAGATTGGGGACTACTGGCTACGGCTTCTGCCTTGGGACTGGGCATGGCGTTGTTGGGAATGGTCATGGCGGTATTTTCTCAAAAACTGATTGACGATATTCTGCCCTCTCGCAATACCGCAAAATTAATCGGAGGCGTCGCCTTAGTGGCGTTTCTGCTGTTGGTACGGGTTGGATTGGAGTCGTTGCGAACGTATATTCTTATACGGCAGTCCAAACAGTTCAATCATCGAATGGTGGGTAATTTTTATGAAACGCTGTTGGAATTGCCAAAGTCCTTTTTTGATTCCCGTAAAATCGGCGATTTAGTAGCCCGCCTCAACGATACATCGCGCATTCAGCGGGTGATCAGTCAGTTGGCGGGCGGTACCCTCACAGATTTGCTCATGGTACTGGTTACCTCGGCATTTTTAGTGTATTATTCGTGGCAGGTGGGTTTGGGGGTATTGTTGATGTTACCCGTTTATTTTTGGTTGTTGTATCGGTTCAATCAGCCCATTACCAACGGGCAGCGCAGCGTGATGGCTTCGTATGCGCACAACGAAAGCAATTATATTTCTACTCTGCAAGGGATAAGGGTCATTAAGAATTTTGGGAGCCAACGTATATTTGGAAACCTTAATCGGTTGATTTACGGAGCGTTTCAGGAAAATGTATTTCATTTGGGACAAATTCAAATTCGGCTCAATGTGTGGGCTTCGTTGGCAAGTCTGACAGTATTGATAGGTACGTTGGCTTTTACGAGTTGGCAGGTGTTGCAGGGGCATCTCAAAACGGGCGAATTGATGGCAATCGTGGGGCTAAGTTCGTCGCTGCTGCCGTCGGTGGCTAACCTGGCCCTGATTGCCATTCCGATCAACGAAGCCCGAATCGCTTTTGAACGGATGTTTGAGTTTATGAGCCTGGAGGCTGAAACTGCCGTACCTTCCGAACAAAAAGCAGAAGTTCATTCCTTTGAAAGCTTAACTATTCAGCAACTTTCCTACCGCTTTGCGGGACGTACGCCTTTATTGAAAGAAATAACGATGGAGATTCGACGCGGCGAAATTGTGGGCTTAATGGGCGAAAGCGGCAGCGGAAAAAGTACGCTTTTGCAAATTATTGAAAAGTTTTATCAGCCCGAAGGAGGTCAGGTACGGCTCAATAAAAATGTATCCTGGGAAGACGTAAGCCACCAAAATTGGCGAAATTTGCTCGCTACCGTACCACAGGAAGTCCATCTTTTCAACGGAACGGTGTTGGATAATATCCTCATGGGGCGACCGGTCATTGCGTCCGAGTTTACTGATTTTTGTACCGAATACGGGTTTGTTCCTTTTCTGGAAAGCCTTCCGCAAGGGGTGGCAACGCTCATTGGCGAGGAAGGAATTAATCTGTCAGGCGGCCAAAAACAACTGTTAGCGTTGATGCGGGCTTTGTACAAACGCCCTCAGTTGTTGATCTTAGACGAAGCCACGTCGGCGATGGATAAACATACCGAACGATTTGTTTTGAATCTGCTCGACTCTCTGCGCTCTAAGCTGGCCATTCTATCGGTGTCGCACCGAACCGATGTACTTCAAACGCATTGTGATCGCGTGTATGTATTGGAAAATGGAGTTGTTACATTAATGCATGGATGCCTCTCTGCGTCTTTGCCCCTTCGCGCCTTTGCGTGA
- a CDS encoding peroxiredoxin family protein, with protein sequence MNRMLVKYALLLSLAVGGAYLGYGIIHKITHKKRVNERVARLPAFRFTDLEGRPFTARHLKNKPTWLLYVDSGCEFCRMELRDIQKHQQQLANVEVVLVSAEDRATLQKFQKEQGFDDLKNFHIVQDKTHECHERLGMVSTPSSLLYDAQGALIQRFSGVVKVEKIVSLLLQNPSML encoded by the coding sequence ATGAACAGAATGTTGGTAAAGTATGCCTTGCTGCTGAGCTTGGCCGTGGGAGGTGCGTATCTGGGGTACGGCATTATCCACAAGATAACCCACAAAAAACGGGTAAACGAACGGGTAGCGCGCCTGCCGGCGTTTCGATTCACCGATTTGGAAGGGCGGCCTTTTACCGCTCGGCATCTGAAAAACAAACCCACCTGGCTGCTGTACGTTGATTCAGGCTGTGAATTTTGTCGAATGGAACTTCGGGACATTCAAAAACATCAGCAACAATTGGCCAACGTAGAAGTGGTGCTGGTATCGGCAGAAGACAGGGCTACGCTCCAAAAATTTCAAAAAGAACAGGGGTTTGATGACCTCAAAAATTTTCATATTGTCCAAGATAAAACCCACGAATGTCATGAACGCCTTGGTATGGTTTCTACTCCTTCTTCTCTACTGTATGATGCCCAAGGGGCTTTGATCCAACGCTTTAGCGGCGTAGTGAAGGTTGAGAAAATTGTTTCGTTGCTTCTTCAAAACCCTTCCATGCTATGA